Proteins from a genomic interval of Niabella soli DSM 19437:
- a CDS encoding NUDIX hydrolase → MAAKYINQSRFTVAVDCIVFGYDGQNLKILLIKRAFTPMVGRWSLMGGFIAKDESADEAAARILESLTGLKNIYQEQFYTFSAPNRDTRERTISIAYFSLIDIKKYKEPSSEYHAEWFSIKDYPDLIFDHTEMVKIAQKRLQYKATSHAILFELLPDKFTLPLLQSLFEDVYGTSFDKGNFSRKMLSTGLLQKQKDKDKAGSKKGAFFYKLDRKHYQQNSHKFLKLVPNPNSLL, encoded by the coding sequence ATGGCGGCTAAGTATATTAACCAATCACGGTTCACTGTAGCTGTGGATTGTATTGTTTTTGGTTACGATGGTCAGAACCTGAAAATATTATTAATTAAGCGTGCCTTTACTCCTATGGTTGGCCGGTGGAGCCTGATGGGAGGATTTATTGCAAAAGACGAAAGTGCTGATGAAGCCGCAGCACGCATCCTGGAATCGCTGACCGGATTAAAAAATATTTACCAGGAGCAATTTTATACTTTTAGCGCACCAAACCGGGATACCCGGGAGCGCACTATTTCTATTGCTTATTTTTCTTTGATAGATATAAAAAAATATAAAGAGCCCAGCAGCGAATACCATGCAGAATGGTTCTCAATAAAAGACTACCCGGATCTGATCTTTGACCATACAGAGATGGTAAAAATAGCACAGAAAAGGTTGCAATATAAAGCCACTTCCCACGCAATACTATTCGAATTGCTACCGGATAAATTCACCCTGCCGCTTCTGCAAAGCTTATTTGAAGATGTGTATGGCACCAGTTTCGATAAAGGCAACTTTAGCAGAAAAATGCTTTCAACAGGGCTGTTGCAAAAGCAAAAAGACAAAGACAAAGCCGGGTCAAAAAAAGGCGCCTTCTTTTACAAGTTGGACCGGAAACATTACCAGCAAAACTCACACAAGTTTTTGAAGCTGGTACCAAACCCCAATAGCCTTTTATAG